The Sinomonas sp. P10A9 genome includes a window with the following:
- the hisB gene encoding imidazoleglycerol-phosphate dehydratase HisB produces the protein MSTELQTAFVTQRTARVERTTSESSVLVEINLDGTGRADISSSVPFYDHMLTALCKHSLIDLTVKATGDTHIDVHHTVEDIAITFGEVLKQALGTKAGIRRFGEASIPLDEALAHAVVDVSGRPYLVHSGEPAGQEYHLIGGHFTGSLTRHVFEAITLHAGICLHMTVLAGRDPHHIVEAQFKAFARALRAAVEPDPRIGDAIPSTKGAL, from the coding sequence ATGAGCACCGAGCTGCAGACCGCCTTCGTGACCCAGCGCACGGCGCGGGTGGAGCGGACCACGAGCGAGTCGTCCGTCCTCGTCGAGATCAATCTCGACGGAACGGGCCGCGCGGACATCTCCAGCAGCGTCCCGTTCTACGACCACATGCTCACGGCTCTATGCAAGCATTCGCTCATCGACCTCACGGTCAAGGCGACAGGGGACACCCACATCGACGTGCACCACACGGTCGAGGACATCGCCATCACGTTCGGCGAGGTGCTCAAGCAGGCGCTCGGGACGAAGGCCGGAATCCGGCGGTTCGGCGAGGCATCGATTCCCCTCGACGAGGCCCTCGCCCACGCAGTCGTCGACGTCTCGGGTAGGCCCTACCTCGTCCACTCCGGCGAGCCCGCCGGGCAGGAATACCACCTCATCGGCGGCCACTTCACGGGCTCGCTCACGCGCCACGTCTTCGAGGCCATCACGCTCCACGCGGGCATCTGCCTCCACATGACCGTGCTTGCCGGCCGCGATCCGCACCACATCGTGGAGGCCCAGTTCAAGGCGTTCGCGCGCGCACTCAGGGCCGCGGTCGAGCCTGATCCGCGCATCGGTGATGCGATCCCCTCCACCAAGGGCGCTCTGTGA
- the hisH gene encoding imidazole glycerol phosphate synthase subunit HisH encodes MDPRHVSEKEPDPQGRPTVVVLDYGSGNVRSAVRALERAGAAVTLSAKPEDALHADGLVVPGVGAFATVMEELKSVDALRIIGRRVAGGRPVLAICVGLQVMFEKGIEHGVEAEGLGEWPGTVELLPATVVPHMGWNTVTVPEGSKLFAGVENERFYFVHSYGVQSWDFEVAQPLMAPPLVTWSEHGAPFIAAVENGPLCATQFHPEKSGDAGARLLRNWVDSLRKPATPVASGTEAS; translated from the coding sequence GTGGATCCGCGCCACGTGAGCGAGAAGGAGCCGGACCCGCAGGGGCGACCGACCGTCGTCGTGCTCGACTACGGTTCCGGAAACGTCCGATCCGCGGTGCGCGCGCTCGAACGGGCCGGCGCCGCCGTGACGCTGAGCGCCAAGCCGGAGGATGCGCTCCACGCGGACGGCCTCGTGGTCCCCGGCGTGGGCGCGTTCGCGACGGTCATGGAGGAGCTCAAGTCGGTCGACGCCCTGCGGATCATCGGACGGCGGGTGGCCGGCGGGCGGCCCGTGCTGGCGATCTGCGTGGGGCTCCAAGTCATGTTCGAGAAGGGCATCGAGCACGGCGTCGAGGCCGAGGGCCTCGGCGAGTGGCCCGGAACCGTCGAACTGCTGCCCGCAACGGTGGTCCCGCACATGGGCTGGAACACCGTCACTGTGCCCGAGGGGTCGAAGCTCTTCGCCGGCGTCGAGAACGAGCGCTTCTATTTCGTGCACTCGTACGGCGTCCAGAGCTGGGACTTCGAGGTGGCACAGCCGCTCATGGCTCCGCCGCTCGTCACGTGGAGCGAGCATGGGGCCCCGTTCATCGCCGCGGTCGAGAACGGCCCCCTGTGCGCAACCCAGTTCCACCCCGAGAAGTCGGGCGACGCCGGGGCACGCCTCCTGCGGAACTGGGTCGATTCGCTCAGGAAGCCTGCCACGCCCGTGGCGTCTGGCACAGAGGCGTCCTGA
- the hflX gene encoding GTPase HflX produces MTHNQHSAGPASEKSARERAQHTPDGHTPDGAAADGGGQQDLSPADIQAVIDRILAKEEAAKAKGAARGADPATRNALGDGKALAISDLVTEHGDYDGDQQDLAERRALRRVAGLSTELEDVTEVEYRQLRLERVVLAGLWSEGTLEDAENSLRELSALAETAGSEVLDGVVQRRQKPDAGTFLGSGKALELRDIVAATGADTVVVDSELSPSQRRGLEDIVKVKVIDRTALILDIFAQHAKSREGKAQVELAQLEYLLPRLRGWGESMSRQAGGRVGAAGGGIGSRGPGETKIELDRRRIRTRMAKLRREIAGMKPARETKRANRKRNEIPSVAIAGYTNAGKSSLLNRLTDAGVLVQNALFATLDPTVRKAETPDGLPYTLADTVGFVRSLPTQLVEAFRSTLEEVADADLILHVVDASHPDPEGQIAAVRQVLTDVDARKVPEIIVLNKADAADPFVLERLRQREPRHVIVSARTGMGIDELKEAISDAIPRPDVVLTLLVPYSRGDILSRLHTSSAEIRSLEHVEAGTRVDVVVREEFAAELAPFVVHD; encoded by the coding sequence ATGACCCACAACCAGCACTCCGCCGGACCGGCGAGCGAGAAGTCAGCCCGCGAACGCGCCCAGCACACCCCTGACGGCCATACCCCCGACGGTGCCGCGGCCGACGGCGGCGGCCAGCAGGACCTGAGCCCGGCCGACATCCAGGCCGTGATCGACAGGATTCTCGCCAAGGAAGAGGCCGCCAAGGCCAAGGGCGCAGCCCGCGGGGCCGACCCGGCTACCCGCAATGCCCTCGGAGACGGCAAGGCGCTGGCCATCTCGGACCTCGTGACCGAGCATGGGGACTACGACGGCGACCAGCAGGACCTCGCGGAACGCCGAGCCCTGCGCCGCGTCGCTGGCCTGTCCACCGAGCTCGAGGACGTCACGGAGGTCGAGTACCGGCAGCTCCGCCTCGAGCGGGTGGTCCTTGCGGGGCTCTGGTCCGAGGGCACGCTCGAGGACGCGGAGAATTCGCTCCGCGAGCTCTCCGCCCTCGCCGAGACCGCCGGGTCCGAGGTCCTCGACGGAGTCGTCCAGCGTCGGCAGAAGCCCGACGCCGGAACGTTCCTCGGCTCCGGCAAGGCGCTCGAACTGCGGGACATCGTCGCTGCGACCGGCGCGGACACCGTGGTGGTCGACTCCGAGCTCTCGCCGTCCCAGCGCCGTGGCCTCGAGGACATCGTCAAGGTCAAGGTCATTGACCGGACCGCTCTCATCCTGGACATCTTCGCGCAGCACGCGAAGAGCCGCGAGGGCAAGGCACAGGTCGAGCTCGCCCAGCTCGAGTACCTGCTCCCGCGCCTGCGTGGCTGGGGCGAGTCGATGTCCCGGCAGGCAGGTGGCCGAGTGGGCGCCGCCGGCGGCGGCATCGGCTCGCGTGGTCCCGGTGAGACGAAGATCGAACTCGACCGACGGCGCATCCGCACGCGCATGGCCAAGCTCCGCCGGGAGATCGCGGGCATGAAGCCCGCCCGCGAGACGAAGCGGGCCAACCGCAAGCGCAACGAGATCCCGTCCGTCGCGATCGCCGGCTACACGAACGCGGGCAAGTCCTCCCTCCTGAACCGTCTCACCGACGCTGGGGTCCTCGTGCAGAACGCACTGTTCGCGACCCTCGACCCCACGGTGCGCAAGGCCGAGACCCCGGACGGGCTCCCGTACACGCTCGCCGACACGGTCGGATTCGTCCGGTCCCTTCCGACGCAGCTGGTCGAGGCCTTCCGCTCCACGCTCGAGGAGGTCGCCGACGCGGATCTCATCCTCCACGTCGTGGACGCCTCCCACCCGGATCCCGAGGGCCAGATCGCTGCCGTCCGCCAGGTCCTGACCGACGTGGACGCGCGCAAGGTGCCCGAGATCATCGTCCTGAACAAGGCCGACGCCGCGGACCCCTTCGTCCTCGAGCGGCTGCGGCAGCGCGAGCCGCGGCACGTCATCGTGTCAGCCCGAACCGGGATGGGGATCGACGAGCTCAAGGAGGCCATCAGCGACGCCATTCCGCGGCCCGACGTGGTGCTCACGCTCCTCGTGCCGTACAGCCGCGGTGACATCCTCAGCCGGCTCCACACCTCGAGTGCGGAGATCCGGTCGCTCGAGCACGTCGAGGCGGGAACCCGCGTCGACGTCGTGGTCCGGGAGGAGTTCGCGGCCGAGCTGGCGCCGTTCGTGGTCCATGACTGA
- a CDS encoding class I SAM-dependent methyltransferase has product MDQAHYFNAEPGVPDVRRPLRVVLDGREVTLRTAGGIFSPDGIDKGTAVLLAEAPAPAAEGHLLDIGCGWGPIALTMALRSPAATVHAVDVNTRSLSLTGENASLLGLDNVAPELPEAVGPDVRFATIWSNPPIRIGKAALHELLMTWLPRLIVGGEAWLVVQKNLGSDSLALWLAQELGDAYDVARAATSKGFRVLVVTRTR; this is encoded by the coding sequence ATGGACCAGGCCCACTACTTCAATGCCGAACCGGGCGTGCCGGACGTACGCCGGCCGCTCCGCGTGGTGCTCGACGGCCGCGAGGTGACACTGCGCACCGCGGGCGGCATCTTCAGTCCCGACGGGATCGACAAGGGCACCGCGGTCCTCTTGGCGGAGGCGCCCGCCCCCGCGGCCGAGGGCCATCTGCTGGACATCGGCTGCGGATGGGGCCCGATTGCGCTCACGATGGCCCTCCGTTCCCCGGCCGCTACCGTCCACGCCGTGGACGTCAACACCCGCAGCCTGTCCCTCACAGGCGAGAACGCCTCGCTCCTGGGCCTGGACAACGTTGCCCCGGAGCTGCCCGAAGCCGTCGGCCCGGACGTGCGCTTCGCGACCATCTGGTCCAATCCACCGATCCGCATCGGCAAGGCCGCCCTCCACGAGCTGCTCATGACGTGGCTGCCGCGGCTCATCGTGGGCGGCGAGGCCTGGCTCGTGGTGCAGAAGAACCTCGGCTCCGACTCCCTTGCCCTGTGGCTCGCCCAGGAGCTCGGTGACGCGTACGACGTCGCACGGGCGGCGACGTCGAAAGGCTTCCGGGTGCTCGTGGTCACCCGCACCCGCTGA
- the dapF gene encoding diaminopimelate epimerase has protein sequence MTVSAQSAPDVLHSLVGLPFAKGHGTGNDFVLVADPAGDRHLAEAEAAALCDRHQGIGADGLIRAIRCRELPEGAAILAEEPAAEWFMDYRNADGSLSEMCGNGVRVFVAFLLDQGLVELAPGEVLPIGTRAGVKRVERREGGFAVDMGPWAFIDPQQAEAVASDATVEAVGLDVARPALSVTMGNPHTVVALAEPAELEALGLYSAPVVEPVPPHGTNVEFVVPAEPLVSGGVGSISMRVHERGVGETQSCGTGACAAAVAIRYWAGVGAPNRWEVAVPGGTVGVAFIPGSDGREHVELSGPAVIVAHGLLG, from the coding sequence ATGACCGTCTCAGCCCAGTCCGCCCCTGACGTCCTCCACAGCCTCGTCGGCCTGCCTTTCGCGAAGGGCCACGGCACCGGCAACGATTTCGTCCTCGTGGCCGACCCGGCGGGGGACAGGCATCTGGCCGAGGCCGAGGCGGCGGCCCTGTGCGACCGCCACCAAGGGATCGGCGCCGACGGGCTCATCCGCGCCATCCGGTGCCGCGAGCTCCCCGAGGGCGCAGCCATCCTTGCCGAGGAGCCCGCGGCGGAATGGTTCATGGACTACCGCAACGCGGACGGGTCGCTGTCGGAGATGTGCGGCAACGGCGTCCGCGTCTTTGTCGCGTTCCTCCTCGACCAGGGGCTCGTCGAGCTCGCGCCGGGCGAGGTGCTCCCCATCGGAACCCGGGCCGGGGTCAAGCGGGTCGAGCGGCGCGAGGGCGGGTTCGCCGTCGACATGGGGCCGTGGGCCTTCATCGACCCGCAGCAGGCCGAGGCGGTCGCGAGCGACGCGACGGTCGAGGCCGTGGGCCTCGACGTTGCCAGGCCGGCCCTGAGCGTGACGATGGGCAACCCGCACACCGTCGTGGCCCTCGCCGAGCCTGCTGAACTCGAGGCGCTTGGCCTGTATTCGGCGCCTGTGGTCGAGCCCGTGCCGCCGCACGGCACCAATGTTGAGTTCGTCGTTCCCGCCGAGCCACTCGTGAGCGGCGGGGTCGGCAGCATCTCGATGAGGGTGCACGAACGTGGGGTCGGCGAGACCCAGTCGTGCGGAACTGGCGCGTGCGCGGCCGCTGTGGCGATCCGCTACTGGGCAGGTGTCGGCGCCCCCAACCGGTGGGAGGTCGCAGTTCCGGGCGGTACGGTCGGCGTCGCGTTCATCCCCGGCAGCGACGGCCGCGAGCACGTCGAGCTCTCGGGGCCCGCGGTGATCGTGGCCCACGGGCTTCTGGGTTAG
- the miaA gene encoding tRNA (adenosine(37)-N6)-dimethylallyltransferase MiaA, giving the protein MPAPSVGGAPAVIAIVGPTGSGKSDLAVELALALDGEVVNADALQFYRGMDIGTAKITPAERRGVPHHLLDVLDVTEEASVSRFQAWARGAIADIHARGRRAILVGGSGLYVRAALDVLEFPGTDPTVRARLEAEAERDGIAPLRDRLRAVDPVSAGRLGDTRRVIRALEVHELTGRPFSSFMPDRQYAAPAVQIGLDLERAVLHERLAARVHRMADAGLVAEVERLASAGLREGRTASRALGYGQFLRVLDGESTPEQAVEETIVATRQFARRQLTWFRADPRVHWLDALARDVVEQALALVRAADKGDDREAAGRLEP; this is encoded by the coding sequence GTGCCCGCACCGTCCGTAGGCGGCGCTCCCGCCGTCATCGCGATCGTCGGGCCGACGGGGTCCGGCAAGTCGGACCTCGCGGTCGAGCTGGCCCTCGCGCTCGACGGCGAGGTCGTGAATGCCGACGCCCTCCAGTTCTACCGCGGCATGGACATCGGCACGGCCAAAATCACCCCCGCGGAGCGTCGCGGCGTTCCGCACCACCTCCTCGACGTCCTCGATGTGACGGAGGAGGCGTCCGTGTCGCGATTCCAGGCGTGGGCGCGCGGGGCCATCGCCGACATCCATGCGCGTGGCCGCCGGGCGATCCTCGTGGGCGGCTCGGGCCTGTACGTGCGGGCGGCGCTCGATGTCCTCGAGTTCCCGGGCACCGACCCCACCGTGCGTGCGCGCCTCGAGGCCGAGGCTGAGCGGGACGGCATCGCGCCGCTGCGCGACCGCCTCCGCGCCGTCGACCCCGTCTCGGCCGGGAGGCTCGGCGACACCCGCCGCGTGATCCGTGCCCTCGAGGTCCACGAGCTCACCGGGCGCCCCTTCAGCTCCTTCATGCCCGACCGCCAGTACGCGGCCCCTGCCGTGCAGATCGGCCTCGATCTCGAGCGCGCCGTGCTCCACGAGCGGCTCGCCGCACGCGTCCACCGCATGGCCGACGCCGGCCTCGTCGCCGAGGTGGAACGGCTCGCCTCCGCGGGACTCAGGGAGGGCAGGACGGCATCGCGCGCGCTCGGCTATGGCCAGTTCCTCAGGGTCCTCGACGGGGAGTCCACCCCCGAGCAGGCGGTGGAGGAGACGATTGTCGCGACGCGCCAGTTCGCCCGCCGCCAGCTCACATGGTTCCGCGCCGACCCCCGCGTCCACTGGCTCGACGCCCTGGCCCGAGACGTGGTGGAGCAGGCGCTCGCCCTCGTGCGGGCCGCAGACAAGGGCGACGACCGTGAGGCCGCCGGTAGGCTGGAGCCATGA
- a CDS encoding histidinol-phosphate transaminase, which translates to MDERLERLNRLPLREDLRGLHPYGAPQLDVPIQLNVNENTHGVPQDVQDAIVEAVRGAAAGLNRYPDREFTELRASLADYLGHGLTVEQLWAANGSNEVLQQVLQAFGGPGRSALGFPPTYSMYPLLASGTGTAYLKGIRAEDYGLSAESAAQQVRELAPSIVFLCSPNNPTGTALGLDVVEAVYEAGEASQTIVIVDEAYAEFAHLGTESALALLPGRPRLIVTRTMSKAFALAGARLGYLAAAPEIVDALRLVRLPYHLSAVTQATALAALHHRASLMAEVEEIKHQRDRIVKELDRMGLRPAASDSNFVFFTGLRDAQRIWRGLLEAGVIVRDVGIPGSLRVTAGTESETTAFLTRLEELLSQEGQGSAA; encoded by the coding sequence GTGGATGAACGGCTCGAACGACTGAATAGGCTCCCCCTCCGCGAGGACCTCCGCGGACTGCATCCGTACGGCGCTCCGCAGCTGGACGTCCCTATCCAGTTGAATGTCAACGAGAACACCCACGGCGTTCCACAGGACGTTCAGGATGCGATTGTCGAGGCTGTGCGCGGCGCAGCCGCGGGCCTCAACCGCTACCCCGACAGGGAATTCACGGAGCTGCGCGCATCGCTCGCAGACTACCTAGGTCACGGCCTGACCGTAGAGCAGCTCTGGGCAGCCAATGGCTCCAACGAGGTCCTCCAGCAAGTCCTGCAGGCTTTCGGCGGCCCAGGCCGGTCCGCACTCGGATTCCCGCCCACGTACTCGATGTACCCGCTGCTCGCCTCGGGCACGGGCACCGCCTACCTCAAGGGCATCCGCGCCGAGGACTACGGCCTCTCGGCAGAGTCGGCCGCACAGCAGGTACGGGAGCTGGCGCCCAGCATCGTGTTCCTGTGCTCGCCGAACAACCCCACGGGTACGGCGCTGGGCCTGGACGTCGTCGAAGCGGTCTACGAGGCCGGTGAAGCGAGCCAGACCATCGTCATCGTGGACGAGGCCTACGCGGAGTTCGCGCACCTCGGGACGGAGAGCGCGCTGGCGCTCCTGCCGGGGCGCCCGCGCCTGATCGTCACCCGCACCATGAGCAAGGCATTTGCCCTCGCGGGCGCACGGCTCGGCTACCTTGCGGCGGCGCCCGAGATCGTCGACGCACTCCGCCTCGTGCGGCTCCCGTATCACCTGTCGGCCGTCACCCAGGCCACGGCCCTCGCAGCGCTCCATCACCGGGCTTCCCTGATGGCAGAGGTCGAGGAGATCAAGCACCAGCGTGATCGCATCGTCAAGGAACTCGATCGGATGGGGCTCAGGCCGGCGGCATCCGATTCGAACTTCGTCTTCTTCACGGGACTCCGCGATGCCCAGAGGATCTGGCGCGGCCTGCTCGAGGCTGGCGTCATCGTCCGTGACGTCGGGATCCCGGGCAGCCTCCGCGTCACCGCTGGCACCGAGTCGGAGACCACGGCGTTCCTTACGCGTCTCGAGGAGCTCCTCAGCCAGGAAGGGCAGGGGTCTGCCGCCTAG
- a CDS encoding ATP-dependent DNA helicase, producing the protein MTDPARADPSLAVRSAALPSPAVPSPAGPSSGGADDGGYAPAVVRPPSGPERSPSSPERSLSGTETPADAPEGAALALLDTAVAAMGGQQREGQHEMARQVTRAIEEGHHLLVQAGTGTGKSLAYLVPLIAHAQTSERPAVVATATLALQAQIVGRDLPRLLEAITPELERPVDVALVKGRSNYLCRHKLEGGFPTEEPAEGQLFAVGEDTAVVYPGTGPTTQLGREVQRLREWAGETETGDRDDLVPGVTDRAWRQVSVTALECIGAQKCPFAAECFSELARQHGAEADIVVTNHAMLAINAFEGLNVLPEYDVVVVDEAHELADRVTGAVSAQLSAQMIQAAASSARRHCAISVDALHSAATALELSLTSAPTGLLPRGLNEEQSQDVGLVRDACRVALSESKPGDGQSADGGRQIARSRLLEVLEVCERILDAEVNREVVWVTRMGAPDPITGYAAADDNGPAMLHIAPLNVGGRLRDGLFDGHTVVLTSATLAIGSAFEPTAGGLGLLGAGAPSWTGVDVGSPFDYPKQGMLYVARHLPKPGRGVSPEALDELAALLTASHGGALCLFSSRRAAEDAAEQLRARLGMTILCQGESSMSALVRQFSAEPDTCLFGTMSLWQGVDVPGQSCRLVVIDRIPFPRPDDPLMTARSRAVAQAGGNGFMSVSATHAAVRLAQGAGRLIRSTADRGVVAVLDSRLATERYGAFLRSALPPLWGTTNRRVVLDALARLAQAG; encoded by the coding sequence ATGACTGATCCGGCACGGGCTGATCCGTCGCTGGCTGTTCGGTCAGCTGCTCTGCCCTCACCGGCTGTTCCGTCGCCAGCTGGTCCGTCATCCGGGGGAGCGGACGACGGCGGGTACGCCCCCGCCGTCGTCCGCCCACCGTCCGGCCCTGAGCGCTCACCGTCCAGCCCTGAGCGCTCACTGTCCGGCACGGAGACACCAGCAGACGCTCCCGAGGGCGCGGCGCTCGCGCTGCTGGACACCGCCGTCGCGGCGATGGGCGGGCAGCAGCGCGAGGGGCAGCACGAGATGGCGCGGCAGGTCACGAGGGCCATCGAGGAGGGCCATCATCTCCTCGTCCAGGCGGGCACGGGCACAGGCAAGTCGCTCGCGTACCTTGTGCCGCTCATAGCGCACGCCCAGACAAGCGAGAGGCCGGCTGTGGTGGCCACAGCAACGCTCGCCCTGCAGGCCCAGATCGTGGGCCGCGACCTGCCGCGGCTGCTCGAGGCGATCACGCCCGAGCTCGAAAGGCCCGTCGATGTGGCCCTCGTCAAGGGGCGGTCGAACTATCTGTGCCGGCACAAGCTCGAAGGGGGTTTCCCGACCGAGGAGCCCGCCGAGGGCCAGCTCTTCGCGGTCGGCGAGGATACCGCCGTCGTGTATCCAGGCACGGGGCCGACTACTCAGCTGGGCCGCGAGGTCCAACGCCTGCGCGAGTGGGCCGGCGAGACGGAGACGGGCGACCGCGACGATCTCGTTCCCGGCGTGACCGACCGTGCGTGGCGGCAAGTCTCGGTGACCGCCCTCGAGTGCATTGGCGCCCAGAAGTGTCCCTTCGCCGCCGAGTGCTTCAGCGAGCTCGCGCGGCAGCACGGCGCCGAGGCGGACATCGTCGTGACGAACCACGCCATGCTTGCGATCAACGCGTTCGAGGGGCTCAACGTGCTGCCCGAGTACGACGTCGTGGTGGTCGACGAGGCGCATGAGCTCGCCGACCGGGTCACCGGTGCGGTGAGTGCCCAGCTGTCCGCACAGATGATCCAGGCCGCCGCGTCGAGCGCGCGGAGGCATTGCGCGATTTCGGTCGACGCGCTCCACTCGGCGGCGACCGCCCTCGAACTGTCCCTCACCTCGGCACCGACCGGGCTTCTTCCACGCGGCCTCAATGAGGAGCAGTCCCAGGATGTGGGCCTTGTCCGGGACGCGTGCCGCGTGGCACTGTCCGAGTCGAAGCCCGGCGACGGGCAGTCGGCCGACGGCGGCCGTCAGATCGCGCGCTCGAGGCTCCTCGAAGTCCTCGAGGTGTGCGAGCGGATCCTCGATGCCGAGGTGAATCGCGAAGTCGTGTGGGTCACGCGCATGGGCGCTCCGGATCCGATCACCGGCTATGCGGCCGCGGACGACAATGGGCCCGCGATGCTGCATATCGCCCCGCTTAACGTTGGGGGGCGCCTGCGCGATGGGCTCTTCGACGGGCACACCGTTGTCCTGACGAGCGCGACCCTTGCGATCGGCTCGGCGTTCGAGCCGACTGCAGGAGGCCTCGGGCTCCTCGGCGCGGGCGCGCCATCCTGGACGGGCGTCGACGTCGGATCACCGTTCGACTACCCCAAGCAGGGCATGCTGTACGTGGCCAGACATCTCCCCAAGCCCGGGCGCGGCGTCTCGCCCGAGGCCCTCGACGAGCTCGCGGCGCTCTTGACGGCATCTCATGGCGGGGCGCTGTGCCTGTTCTCGTCGCGGCGCGCCGCAGAGGACGCGGCCGAGCAGCTGCGCGCGCGGCTCGGAATGACGATCCTGTGCCAGGGCGAGTCGTCGATGAGCGCCCTCGTGCGGCAGTTCTCCGCCGAGCCGGACACGTGCCTGTTCGGCACGATGTCCCTCTGGCAGGGCGTCGACGTCCCCGGCCAGTCCTGCAGGCTCGTCGTGATCGACCGCATCCCGTTCCCGCGGCCAGACGATCCGCTCATGACGGCGCGCTCGCGCGCGGTCGCCCAAGCGGGCGGGAACGGCTTCATGAGTGTCTCCGCGACGCATGCCGCCGTCAGGCTCGCTCAGGGCGCGGGTCGGCTCATCCGCTCGACGGCGGATCGCGGCGTCGTCGCGGTGCTCGACTCGCGCCTCGCCACCGAACGCTACGGCGCGTTCCTGCGCAGTGCGCTGCCGCCGCTGTGGGGAACGACGAACCGGCGCGTCGTCCTCGACGCGCTCGCGCGGCTCGCCCAGGCCGGCTGA
- the lexA gene encoding transcriptional repressor LexA, translated as MAPRTNSAKGLTARQKRILETIQRSVQVKGYPPSMREIGDTVGLASLSSVTHQLSQLEKLGYLRRDPKRPRAMEVLMPLTLDEGELSVSEDGAASLVGAGGATLESMASAADTAMVPLVGRIAAGGPILADQSVEDVMPLPRQLVGYGELFMLKVKGDSMIDAAICDGDWVVVRRQNSAENGDIVAALLDDEATVKTFRQRDGHTWLLPQNTQYEPILGDQATVMGRVVSVLRSV; from the coding sequence ATGGCACCACGGACCAACTCAGCGAAGGGACTGACCGCGCGCCAGAAGCGGATCCTCGAGACGATCCAGCGGTCGGTTCAGGTCAAGGGCTATCCGCCGTCGATGCGCGAGATCGGCGACACGGTCGGCCTCGCAAGCCTCTCGAGCGTCACCCACCAGCTCAGCCAGCTCGAGAAGCTCGGCTACCTCCGGCGGGACCCCAAGCGCCCGCGTGCCATGGAGGTGCTCATGCCGCTGACCCTCGACGAGGGCGAGCTGAGCGTGAGCGAAGATGGCGCGGCCTCCCTGGTCGGAGCGGGCGGCGCGACGCTCGAGAGCATGGCAAGCGCGGCGGACACGGCCATGGTCCCGCTCGTGGGACGTATCGCCGCCGGTGGACCGATCCTCGCCGACCAGTCCGTCGAAGACGTCATGCCCCTCCCCCGGCAGCTCGTGGGCTACGGCGAGCTCTTCATGCTCAAGGTCAAGGGGGATTCGATGATCGACGCCGCGATCTGCGACGGCGACTGGGTCGTCGTCCGCCGTCAGAACAGCGCCGAGAACGGAGACATCGTCGCCGCCCTCCTCGACGACGAGGCCACGGTCAAGACGTTCCGTCAGCGCGACGGACACACGTGGCTTCTGCCGCAGAACACGCAGTACGAGCCCATCCTCGGCGATCAGGCCACGGTCATGGGCAGGGTCGTCTCGGTCCTCCGGTCCGTCTAG
- a CDS encoding LysM peptidoglycan-binding domain-containing protein has product MAHTTVLGGRLVLRPARSKQPPLRLTRRGRIVLVVLPMFVATLALLVAWAGFAAPARAGSEHLVGPGTAVTVTVQPGDSLWTIAADRVPDQDPRVTISQIRELNGLRGSRVLPGEQIMVPVTS; this is encoded by the coding sequence ATGGCACACACAACCGTCCTCGGCGGGCGTCTCGTTCTGCGGCCGGCCCGGTCCAAGCAGCCGCCCCTGCGGCTCACCCGGCGCGGCCGGATCGTTCTCGTGGTGCTGCCGATGTTCGTGGCCACCCTCGCTCTGCTCGTCGCATGGGCAGGGTTCGCAGCCCCCGCCCGCGCAGGAAGCGAGCATCTCGTGGGGCCGGGAACGGCCGTCACGGTCACCGTCCAGCCGGGAGACTCCCTCTGGACCATCGCGGCGGACCGGGTGCCCGATCAGGACCCGCGGGTGACCATCAGCCAAATCCGCGAGCTCAATGGCCTCAGGGGATCGCGGGTGCTGCCGGGCGAGCAGATCATGGTTCCCGTCACCAGCTGA